The following coding sequences lie in one Rutidosis leptorrhynchoides isolate AG116_Rl617_1_P2 chromosome 6, CSIRO_AGI_Rlap_v1, whole genome shotgun sequence genomic window:
- the LOC139854045 gene encoding sugar transport protein 8-like produces the protein MAVNGSAGEGIPAKLTGQVVVCSIIAAFGGLMFGYDIGISGGVTSMDVFLKRFFHSVYVKKNHAREDNYCKFDDQYLQLFTSSLYLAAVVSSFFASKCCKKRGRRITIRLAAVFFLVGVALNAAAMNLMMLIVGRILLGFGVGFGNQAVPLFISEIAPPKFRGGLNVCFQLFVTAGILFANIVNYFTSSHPYGWRISLGGAAVPALFLAIGSLMIVETPASLIERNHPERGLATLRKIRGVQDVQKEFEEIVATTELAKQIKHPFKNLMKRSSRPQLITSALLQIYQQFTGINVIMFYAPVLFQTMGFKSDASLLSAVVTGCINVVATLVAVFCVDRVGRRFLLIEAGIQMLIAQSITGVIIAKFLHATNVLPKTYSFVVLFLICFFVSGFAWSWGPLGWLIPSEIFPLETRTSGFFIAVSTNMICTFIIAQAFLTMLCRMRAGIFFFFSVWIVVMLIYAIVFIPETKGVPIDEMNEKVWKKHWFWKRYFMPKPDHYLNRKNKNGSMKKCSKLSKKKRK, from the exons ATGGCCGTCAATGGCAGTGCCGGCGAAGGTATTCCGGCCAAACTCACCGGTCAAGTAGTTGTTTGTTCTATTATCGCCGCCTTCGGTGGCCTCATGTTTGGTTATGATATTGGGATTTCAG GAGGAGTGACATCAATGGATGTGTTTTTAAAAAGGTTTTTTCATTCGGTTTATGTAAAAAAGAACCATGCAAGAGAAGATAATTACTGTAAATTCGACGATCAGTATCTCCAGCTCTTCACATCGTCGCTCTACCTTGCTGCCGTAGTTTCTAGTTTTTTTGCTTCGAAATGCTGCAAGAAGCGTGGCCGGAGAATCACAATACGACTAGCCGCAGTGTTCTTTTTAGTCGGTGTAGCTCTTAATGCGGCGGCCATGAACCTCATGATGCTCATCGTTGGAAGGATTCTTTTAGGCTTTGGAGTCGGATTCGGTAATCAG GCAGTGCCGTTATTCATATCAGAGATTGCGCCACCAAAGTTTCGAGGGGGATTAAACGTCTGCTTTCAGTTATTTGTAACTGCAGGAATTTTATTTGCAAACATAGTTAATTATTTCACCTCAAGCCACCCTTATGGTTGGAGAATATCATTAGGTGGTGCAGCCGTCCCAGCTCTTTTTCTAGCCATCGGTTCATTGATGATTGTCGAAACTCCAGCCAGCTTAATCGAGCGTAATCATCCCGAACGTGGGCTAGCCACACTTCGAAAAATCAGaggggtacaagatgtccaaaaagAATTTGAAGAAATTGTAGCTACTACTGAGTTAGCTAAACAAATCAAACACCCTTTTAAGAACTTGATGAAACGATCAAGCCGGCCTCAGTTGATTACGTCAGCGCTTCTACAAATATACCAACAGTTTACGGGTATTAATGTGATTATGTTTTACGCACCTGTTTTGTTTCAGACGATGGGGTTTAAGAGTGATGCGTCGTTACTTTCGGCTGTtgtcactggatgcattaatgtggTGGCTACATTGGTGGCTGTATTTTGTGTTGATAGAGTTGGAAGAAGATTTTTGCTTATTGAAGCTGGCATCCAAATGCTTATCGCTCAG AGTATAACCGGAGTAATAATCGCGAAGTTTTTACATGCTACAAATGTTCTACCAAAAACGTACTCGTTCGTTGTGCTCTTTCTCATTTGTTTTTTTGTATCCGGGTTTGCGTGGTCTTGGGGACCGTTAGGGTGGTTGATTCCAAGTGAAATATTCCCACTAGAAACAAGAACTTCGGGTTTCTTTATAGCGGTTAGTACGAACATGATATGCACCTTCATAATTGCTCAAGCTTTTCTTACAATGTTATGCCGTATGCGAGCCGGGATCTTCTTTTTCTTCTCCGTATGGATTGTGGTCATGCTTATATACGCTATCGTGTTTATTCCCGAAACTAAAGGTGTTCCGATTGATGAAATGAACGAGAAGGTGTGGAAGAAGCATTGGTTTTGGAAGAGATATTTTA